From the Xylanibacillus composti genome, the window ACAGATGGTACACTTCCGGAGCATCGAAGTTGATCGTCTTTTTGACAAGCCGCAAGCCCAGAATCCCAGCATAGAAATCAACATTGGCCTGAGCATTGCCGACAAAAGCCGTAATGTGATGAATGCCTGCTGTGCTTTTCGTCATATCTGCTCCTCCTATCATCATAGATTGTCATCAGAATCAAAATAGAACAGCGTCGAGCGAAATGGATCCAGCCCCGATTAGAGCGACAGCGACAAAGACAGCGACAAGCACCAGGTTAAATTCGTAGCCATTGGCCGTACTCCAAAATCCGTTCTGTCCGTGCACCTTCACAATCGCGACAACCATAGTCACAGCGAGCAGCAGCGCAACCACGACAGTGAAGAGTCCTGCTGCAAATAATATGCCTCCGAAAAATTCCACCATACCTACGGCAACCGCCGCGAACACGCCGGGCTTAATGCCAATCGATTCGAACCAACCGCCGGTACCCTTCGGACCGTAGCCGCCAAACCAACCGAACAGCTTTTGCGCGCCATGCGCCGCAAAGGCCAGGCCAACAATAAGACGTACAATCAACAATCCCAGATCTTCCATATTCCATTCCTCCAGTTAGTTTTATATTAAATATCTTTTTTTCAAGATAAATGGCAAAAAAATTAATGCTTCTGTGCGTGATACCCCAGCTTCTTCAGTAAGTCGGTGGCTGTTGCCTTTTCCTCCAAGGTCAGGCCGTCCATCAGAGATTCAATCGTATCAGCATGAGCCGGGAAGAGCTGATCGAACAATTCCTTTCCTGCCTCCGTCATTTCGGCATACGTAACTCGCCGATCCTTCGGGCAGGACACTCGTTTCAAATAGCCTTTGGCCTCCAGCTTATCTACGGTGTAGGTGATCGTTCCGCTTGTGACCAAGATTCGCTCGCTAATGCGCTGCAGAGAAGTTTGCCCTTTATGATAAAGCAGCTCCAAAATGCTAAACTCCGCAGCCGACAACCCTTTTTGCTTCATATCCTTCACGGCCCGCTCCATCACAACCTTGTAAGCTTTGGCAAGTACAACAAACAACTTCAACGATTGATTCCGATTGTCCATCCCCCCGCCTCCCATCGATGCTTCGAATTCATATATCTTAAATTTAAGATATTTTTACTATACACCCGACGCATGAGAATTGCAAGCCTTTTCGTGAACAACCCTGCCATTTCGTTATCGGAGCTGTCCTAGATTAAAGGTATGAATTCAACTTAAAGCTTCGCATTCTTGCACTTCTCTCCCTCAATCGGCACCGCGAGAATTTAATCGTTCTCATTATCTCCTGCCTAGTCCTCCCTGTTCCCCCGACGTTTGTTGTTTATTTTTCACCGAGGCTGTCTATCCTTTTCGAGCAATTCTATGATGTTGTCAAGTTTCTTTTCAATTTCTGCAATCTTGTTCATTTTCACCGTTTGATTAACAAATAATCTACGGATAAAAAGTGTGAAGGATATTACGAATAAAGCGATGAGCCCAATCACGATAACCCAATAAATGATTGACCATACCATTATTCCTTCCACTGCAGCCTAACCCCCTTCTCCTTTACCCATCTTAACATGAATAATTCCAAAATCCGATCTGCCCTTAAGAAATCGAAAAGGCGGCCCGGAGGCAGCCTTCGATTATCGTTAACCGTTTAACTTCCTGCAAATTGGTCAAAGCTTCTTCCACTGTCTTTCCTTGACTTGTTCCCTCCACCTCGAGACAACGAGCAACTAACCGCTCGTCTTCTTCTGTGATCGCAGCTTATTTACTTACCCAATAAAGGGTCTGCCTGCTTCATTCATGAATGAAATGAACAACCATAACAACAGAAACGGCACGAGACATGCTATGATGATCAGCCAAACCAAAACCTTGGTATTTCGCAGTTTACGCATAGGCACTCCAGATGCATTCGGATACGCGCATTTAGAACAGCTTCCCTTGCAGGTACAGATTCGCAGACAGCTTTATGATCGCTTGATTATAGCACACTTGCCGCAGCGACTTGCCCGTTGCCATAAAAACAGGATACACCGTTTTCATTGTCGCGCTCATCTTGTCATGCAACTGCTTGAACACCTCGTCCTCACTGTAAAATTGCGTCTCCCTGCCTTGCAGCCATTCCAGATAGGAGACAATCACCCCTCCGGCATTCGCCAGAATGTCCGGGATGATTATGAAGCCCTGCCGCGTAAGCTCCGCATCAGCTTCCTCGGATATCGGGGCATTCGCGCCTTCCACCAATACCTTTGCCCGGACGCGCTCCACATTGTCTTCGCGAATTTGATTTTCCAGCGCGGCAAGAACGAGCACATCCACATCCAAATAAAGCACGGCCTCCCGTTCTAAGATCTCGGCTTGCACCCCTGCGGCAGAGAGCTCCTCCGCAGTTTGAGGAAGATCCCCCTTATTCATCGAGGTATATTGGACCAGAGCAGGAATGCTAAGTCCCTCCGGATTGTACAGCGTTACGTTGCGGTCGCTGACTGCAACCACTTGATTGTTCAATTGGTCGCAATGGTAAGCTTCCAATGCCGCGACCGATCCGACGTTGCCGAAGCCCTGTACGGCCAGCTTCAACGTACGGCCCCGATAAGCAAGCGCTGTCTGCGCAACCGGGTTCTCGGATTCTGCCAAGTATTGATGATGTTCCGTTAAGTAATCCTGCAAGAAGTAGCGGAGCGTGAAGTACACTCCCTTCCCGGTCGCTTCCCGTCTGCCCAGAGATCCTCCGTTCATAACACTCTTCCCGGTGAAGCTGCCCCGATAAGGCTTGCCTGGACGGATGCTCTTGTACTCGCTCATCATCCAGTCCATCTCCCGCTCCCCCGTTCCCGCATCCGGTGCGGGGATATCCTTGTCCGGTCCCAGGACATCGCTGAAATAGCGCACGTATTTCTTGCAAATCTGATACAGCTCCCGAACAGTATAATCCCGCGGGTTTATCGTGACGCCGCCCTTGCCCCCGCCGAACGGCACCTCATGCAGCGCGTTCTTCAGAGTCATCAGCGCAGCCAGGTTGACGACCTCATCCTCATTCACCGACTCATGGAACCTTATCCCGCCCTTGTACGGTCCCAGTGTATCATTGTGTTGGATGCGATATGCCGGAATACGGACGACTTCCCCATTCTCCAGCACAACCCGGAGGTAAGCCTTATGCACATGGTTAGGCGTCG encodes:
- a CDS encoding DoxX family protein, which encodes MEDLGLLIVRLIVGLAFAAHGAQKLFGWFGGYGPKGTGGWFESIGIKPGVFAAVAVGMVEFFGGILFAAGLFTVVVALLLAVTMVVAIVKVHGQNGFWSTANGYEFNLVLVAVFVAVALIGAGSISLDAVLF
- a CDS encoding MarR family winged helix-turn-helix transcriptional regulator, with product MDNRNQSLKLFVVLAKAYKVVMERAVKDMKQKGLSAAEFSILELLYHKGQTSLQRISERILVTSGTITYTVDKLEAKGYLKRVSCPKDRRVTYAEMTEAGKELFDQLFPAHADTIESLMDGLTLEEKATATDLLKKLGYHAQKH
- a CDS encoding DUF4083 domain-containing protein, encoding MVWSIIYWVIVIGLIALFVISFTLFIRRLFVNQTVKMNKIAEIEKKLDNIIELLEKDRQPR
- a CDS encoding Glu/Leu/Phe/Val family dehydrogenase, with protein sequence MSIQMSEIIERSLQDLLGEPTFLPDLRDGYREKAFRSLAAILSTPNHVHKAYLRVVLENGEVVRIPAYRIQHNDTLGPYKGGIRFHESVNEDEVVNLAALMTLKNALHEVPFGGGKGGVTINPRDYTVRELYQICKKYVRYFSDVLGPDKDIPAPDAGTGEREMDWMMSEYKSIRPGKPYRGSFTGKSVMNGGSLGRREATGKGVYFTLRYFLQDYLTEHHQYLAESENPVAQTALAYRGRTLKLAVQGFGNVGSVAALEAYHCDQLNNQVVAVSDRNVTLYNPEGLSIPALVQYTSMNKGDLPQTAEELSAAGVQAEILEREAVLYLDVDVLVLAALENQIREDNVERVRAKVLVEGANAPISEEADAELTRQGFIIIPDILANAGGVIVSYLEWLQGRETQFYSEDEVFKQLHDKMSATMKTVYPVFMATGKSLRQVCYNQAIIKLSANLYLQGKLF